The stretch of DNA TTTGAAAAAGAAGCACCTTTGACATTAGATGTAAGTAAATTAAAGACTAGTACTTAACGAAGATAGTGTAGGAAATTATTAGAAGTGTTGGCGAGCTGACTTTTACATGATATAATGAATTTTCTACTATATCATAACTCGATACCGCTATTTTAAACCGTATTTCTCAAGGCGATAATAGAACGCCGGTGGGGTAAGATTCAAAAGTTTGGCAGCTTTTGTCTTGTTATACTTGGCAAGCTCGAGCGCCTGTAGTAGCAGACTCTTTTCTACCTCCTCCAGAGGCAAGCCGGTCTCAGGCAGCGTAATGACCCCGGCTTCGGACTTGGGCGCCGAAGAGAACTCCATGAAATTCAAATCTCCTTTCCTAATAGTGCTGCTTTCTGTAAAAAGAACAACCCTTTCAATGACATTCCGGAGTTCACGGACATTTCCTTTCCAGGCATGCTGCATTAACAATTCTTTTGCT from candidate division KSB1 bacterium encodes:
- a CDS encoding sigma-54-dependent Fis family transcriptional regulator, producing KLLRALEERSFYPVGGTELVKVDVRVIASTNRNLNELVKQGKFREDLLFRINVYAIRIPPLRERPKDIIALAEFFSAQYSRKAKRENVKFSEEAKELLMQHAWKGNVRELRNVIERVVLFTESSTIRKGDLNFMEFSSAPKSEAGVITLPETGLPLEEVEKSLLLQALELAKYNKTKAAKLLNLTPPAFYYRLEKYGLK